The genomic interval TTTTTTAGTTGTAAGTAATTTCATAATAGGTGGTTGAATTAATGGTATCAATGCCATATATGAATAAGCTGCAACTGCTATTGGAGCTAGTAAATGTGGTGCCAAGTTATTTGCAATATATATAGATGTTGGTCCATCTGCTCCACCAATTATTCCAATTGCTGCAGCTTCAGCTGGAGTAAATCCTATTTGAGTTGCAAATATAAATGCCACATATATACCTAATTGAGCTGCTGCTCCTAATAATAAACTGATAGGGTTTGCTATTAATGGAGAGAAGTCTGTCATTGCCCCAACTCCCATAAATACTAAACAAGGGAATAGGTTACTTTTTACTCCATAAGACATTAGATATATAATTCCACCTTCATCCATCAAACCTGCTAATGGTAAGTTTACTAAGAACATACCAAAAGATATAGGCAGTAATAATAAAGGTTCAAATTTCTTAACAATAGCTAGGTAGAATAGAACGAATGACACTAAAATCATTGCAATATTCTGCCAAGTAAGTGCTGCAAAACCTGACGCCTCTAATAGTTCTGCTAATACATTAAAAAAATTCATTTAA from Fusobacterium pseudoperiodonticum carries:
- a CDS encoding sodium ion-translocating decarboxylase subunit beta, with protein sequence MNFFNVLAELLEASGFAALTWQNIAMILVSFVLFYLAIVKKFEPLLLLPISFGMFLVNLPLAGLMDEGGIIYLMSYGVKSNLFPCLVFMGVGAMTDFSPLIANPISLLLGAAAQLGIYVAFIFATQIGFTPAEAAAIGIIGGADGPTSIYIANNLAPHLLAPIAVAAYSYMALIPLIQPPIMKLLTTKKERAVKMGQLRKVSKTEKIVFPIAVVLFCSLLLPSVAPLLGLLMMGNLFKESGVVQRLSDTAQNAMINIITIMLGLSVGAKADGSTFLDVSTLKIIAMGLAAFCFSTAGGVILGKILYYVTGGKINPLIGSAGVSAVPMAARVSQTVGAKENPTNFLLMHAMGPNVAGVIGSAVAAGFFMMIFKGTM